One genomic region from Streptomyces sp. NBC_00582 encodes:
- a CDS encoding GNAT family N-acetyltransferase produces the protein MTWTIAPEPAGSAVAAALWREYYTEVSDRWYLLHEGRRTDPDELEREIAARTWEALTPPGGRLLVGRYDGEPGGCAGVLLLDAATAELKRVFVRREVRGKGGAPLLVGAAEDAARALGATRMILDTRSDLVEARALYARLGYTETGRHNDDPYAEHWFTKRLS, from the coding sequence ATGACCTGGACCATCGCCCCGGAACCCGCCGGTTCGGCCGTCGCCGCCGCCCTGTGGCGGGAGTACTACACCGAGGTCAGCGACCGCTGGTACCTGCTGCACGAGGGCCGCCGCACCGACCCGGACGAGCTGGAGCGGGAGATCGCCGCCCGGACCTGGGAGGCGCTGACCCCGCCCGGCGGCCGGCTGCTCGTCGGGCGGTACGACGGTGAGCCGGGCGGCTGTGCGGGCGTGCTGCTCCTGGACGCGGCGACCGCCGAGCTCAAGCGGGTGTTCGTACGACGGGAGGTGCGCGGGAAGGGCGGCGCGCCGCTGCTGGTGGGGGCCGCCGAGGACGCCGCCCGTGCGCTCGGGGCCACGCGGATGATCCTGGACACGCGCAGCGACCTGGTCGAGGCGCGCGCCCTGTACGCGCGGCTGGGCTACACGGAGACCGGGCGGCACAACGACGACCCGTACGCCGAGCACTGGTTCACCAAGCGGCTCAGCTGA